The following proteins are encoded in a genomic region of Hymenobacter siberiensis:
- a CDS encoding zinc ribbon domain-containing protein yields the protein MTAKSAAVAPADVPVAAKLEAMLTLQHLDSQLDEIRRVRGDLPEEVSDLEDEIAGYEVRVKKFDEDIQGLNDFIKSRKQASKDAETLIKKYDEQQQNVRNNREFEAIAKEIELQRLEIQIADKKIKESQYQIDVKNAEISGTKSKLDERRKDLDTKKSELDTIISENEEEERNIMAQREEATKPVEERLLTAYTRIRGNVRNGLAVVLVRRDACGGCFNTVPPQRQADIISHKKIIVCEHCGRILADVEARVA from the coding sequence ATGACTGCTAAAAGTGCCGCCGTGGCTCCCGCCGACGTTCCCGTAGCCGCCAAGCTCGAAGCCATGCTCACCTTGCAGCACCTCGATTCGCAGCTCGACGAAATTCGGCGCGTGCGGGGCGATTTGCCCGAGGAAGTGAGCGACTTGGAAGACGAAATTGCTGGCTATGAGGTGCGTGTGAAGAAGTTCGACGAAGACATTCAGGGCCTGAACGACTTTATCAAGAGCCGCAAGCAAGCCAGCAAGGATGCCGAAACGCTCATCAAGAAGTACGACGAGCAGCAGCAGAACGTACGCAATAATCGCGAGTTCGAAGCCATTGCCAAGGAAATTGAGCTGCAGCGCCTGGAAATCCAGATTGCCGACAAGAAAATCAAGGAGTCGCAGTACCAGATTGACGTGAAAAACGCCGAAATCAGCGGTACGAAGTCGAAACTGGACGAGCGCCGCAAGGACCTCGACACCAAAAAGAGCGAGCTCGACACCATTATTTCGGAAAACGAAGAGGAAGAGCGCAACATCATGGCCCAGCGCGAGGAAGCTACCAAGCCGGTAGAAGAGCGCCTGTTGACGGCTTACACCCGCATTCGCGGCAACGTGCGCAACGGCCTGGCCGTGGTGCTGGTGCGCCGCGATGCCTGCGGTGGCTGCTTCAACACGGTGCCGCCCCAGCGCCAGGCCGATATCATCTCGCACAAGAAAATTATCGTGTGCGAGCACTGTGGCCGGATTCTGGCCGACGTGGAAGCTCGTGTTGCGTAG
- a CDS encoding Nif3-like dinuclear metal center hexameric protein, giving the protein MPTVQDLARLLEAAAPLAYQESYDNAGLQCGDPQAEIAGVLITLDCTPAIVAEAVRRGCNVVVAHHPVIFRPLKRLTGANEVEQTIIAALKNDVAIYAAHTNLDNVRGGVNDKLAEKLGLLKTRVLAPQSGTLARLITYVPNRPEDQQTDLAGRVLAALYAAGAGQVGQYSDCSFRTEGTGTFTPGAGTQPAIGIQNQPETVAELRLEVLLPLHRQAAVLRALRAAHPYEEVAYELIKLENTHQEIGAGLVGELPEALAPAAFRQLLKRQLLVPVVRHTAFDKLIKTVAICGGAGAFLIGAARAAGADAYVTGDVKYHEFFGAEGQLMLCDVGHFESEQFTGEVFRDLLTAGFERTFAVLIAETPTNPVQYDC; this is encoded by the coding sequence GTGCCCACCGTTCAAGACCTTGCCCGCCTGCTGGAAGCCGCCGCGCCCCTCGCCTACCAGGAAAGCTACGACAACGCCGGCCTGCAATGCGGCGACCCGCAGGCCGAAATAGCCGGCGTACTGATAACGCTGGACTGCACCCCGGCCATCGTAGCCGAGGCCGTACGGCGCGGCTGCAACGTGGTGGTGGCCCACCATCCGGTTATTTTCCGGCCCCTCAAGCGCCTCACCGGGGCCAATGAAGTGGAGCAAACCATCATCGCGGCCCTCAAAAACGACGTGGCCATCTACGCCGCCCACACCAACCTCGACAACGTGCGCGGCGGCGTCAATGACAAGCTCGCCGAAAAACTTGGCCTGCTAAAAACCCGCGTGCTGGCTCCGCAAAGCGGCACCCTGGCCCGCCTCATCACCTACGTGCCCAACCGGCCCGAAGACCAGCAAACCGACTTAGCCGGCCGCGTGCTGGCCGCGCTCTACGCCGCCGGGGCCGGCCAGGTGGGCCAGTATTCCGACTGCAGCTTCCGCACCGAGGGCACCGGCACCTTCACGCCCGGCGCGGGTACTCAGCCCGCCATCGGTATCCAAAACCAGCCCGAAACCGTGGCCGAATTGCGCCTCGAAGTGCTGCTGCCGCTGCACCGGCAGGCGGCCGTGCTGCGGGCCTTGCGGGCCGCGCATCCTTATGAAGAAGTTGCCTATGAGCTGATTAAGCTCGAAAACACGCATCAGGAAATAGGTGCGGGCCTGGTGGGCGAGCTGCCTGAGGCGCTGGCCCCGGCCGCGTTCCGGCAACTACTGAAGCGGCAGCTGCTGGTGCCCGTGGTGCGCCACACGGCGTTTGATAAACTAATTAAAACGGTGGCCATCTGCGGCGGGGCGGGCGCGTTTCTCATTGGCGCGGCGCGGGCCGCGGGGGCCGATGCCTACGTGACCGGCGATGTGAAATACCACGAGTTTTTTGGGGCCGAGGGCCAGCTGATGCTCTGCGACGTGGGCCATTTTGAGAGCGAACAGTTCACCGGCGAAGTATTCCGGGATTTGCTAACGGCCGGATTTGAACGTACTTTTGCGGTCTTAATCGCTGAAACCCCTACGAACCCCGTTCAATATGACTGCTAA
- a CDS encoding IS4 family transposase, with protein sequence MKQRLIAKITTVLQHLPVVRNLARQKFVSQFIIALIKSRNVQFCEVAQHLNDAVKLASNETRIQDFFRETDLNYLVLAQLVLGLLPAQGKLRLCLDRTEWDFGQCQVNILLVTVGQGAFHVPLYWELLDNRSGNSNAADRIALLRVCVQVLGKDRIGLVLGDREFVGHAWFKWLKDNGLPFVMRLPRHHLLTHPSGRRQAITDLGLAVGQTRRFAQCQVDGVWGQVWVKALTDGDFLFLFGNVGLPYMGQLYAKRWTIEQCFQNLKGRGFNLEASHLRCHLKLRKLVALVSLAYAFCLGVGTVADRKSQPIGRKNHGYRAMSLSRHGLNILRQLSRPGTGAAEKLARMVETVLRWFCWQITRYQFTRKIVG encoded by the coding sequence ATGAAGCAACGCCTCATCGCCAAAATTACGACCGTTTTACAACACCTGCCGGTGGTGCGCAACCTGGCTCGCCAAAAGTTTGTGAGCCAGTTCATCATCGCGCTGATAAAAAGCCGCAACGTCCAATTCTGCGAGGTGGCCCAGCACTTGAACGATGCCGTCAAGTTGGCCTCGAACGAAACCCGGATTCAGGATTTTTTCCGCGAAACGGACCTGAACTATCTGGTGCTGGCGCAGTTAGTGCTGGGCCTGCTGCCGGCCCAGGGCAAGCTGCGCCTGTGCCTGGACCGCACGGAGTGGGATTTCGGCCAGTGCCAGGTCAATATCCTGCTCGTGACCGTGGGTCAGGGCGCGTTTCACGTGCCCCTCTACTGGGAACTGCTCGACAACCGCAGCGGCAATTCCAACGCGGCTGACCGCATCGCCCTGCTCCGGGTCTGCGTCCAGGTGCTGGGCAAAGACCGGATTGGCCTGGTGCTGGGCGACCGCGAATTCGTGGGCCATGCCTGGTTCAAATGGCTCAAGGACAACGGACTGCCTTTTGTTATGCGTCTACCCCGGCACCATCTGCTCACTCACCCGAGTGGCCGCCGGCAAGCCATTACGGACCTGGGCCTGGCCGTCGGACAGACCCGGCGCTTCGCCCAGTGCCAGGTCGACGGGGTCTGGGGACAGGTCTGGGTCAAGGCCTTGACGGACGGGGATTTCCTCTTTCTTTTTGGCAACGTGGGCCTGCCGTACATGGGGCAGCTCTACGCCAAGCGCTGGACCATCGAGCAGTGCTTTCAGAACCTCAAAGGTCGGGGCTTCAACCTGGAGGCCAGTCACTTGCGCTGCCACCTGAAGTTGCGCAAGCTCGTGGCCCTGGTCAGTCTGGCGTACGCCTTTTGCCTGGGCGTGGGCACGGTAGCCGACCGGAAAAGCCAGCCCATCGGCCGCAAAAACCACGGCTACCGAGCCATGAGCCTTAGCCGACACGGCTTAAATATCCTGCGCCAGCTCAGCCGCCCCGGTACCGGGGCGGCTGAGAAGCTCGCCCGAATGGTGGAAACAGTATTGCGCTGGTTTTGCTGGCAAATTACTCGATATCAATTCACTAGAAAAATAGTAGGGTAG
- a CDS encoding uracil-DNA glycosylase family protein, protein MAVSLGKRNGEFFKRLNAELSLFDKIIVLDHPRHLMQYKSRGEAANVAHYVEMLGRCLLYPTIFLVN, encoded by the coding sequence GTGGCCGTGAGCCTGGGCAAGCGCAACGGCGAATTCTTCAAGCGCCTCAACGCCGAGCTGAGCTTATTCGATAAAATCATCGTGCTCGACCACCCGCGCCACCTCATGCAGTACAAAAGCCGAGGCGAAGCCGCGAACGTAGCCCACTATGTAGAGATGCTGGGCCGCTGCCTACTCTACCCTACTATTTTTCTAGTGAATTGA
- a CDS encoding uracil-DNA glycosylase family protein has protein sequence MAVLGINPGRLGMGLTGVAFTDPTALTDLCGIEHDLPRQRPETSTQFVYKVIAAMGGPATFYQHFYVGSLDPLVLLKNGLNYNYYDSPVLTKALWPYIQL, from the coding sequence GTGGCCGTGCTGGGCATCAACCCCGGCCGGCTGGGCATGGGCCTTACCGGCGTGGCCTTCACCGACCCCACCGCCCTGACCGACCTTTGCGGCATCGAACACGACCTACCCCGGCAGCGGCCCGAAACCTCCACCCAGTTCGTGTACAAAGTCATTGCAGCCATGGGCGGCCCGGCGACATTTTATCAGCACTTCTATGTGGGCTCATTAGACCCACTGGTGCTACTGAAAAATGGCCTGAACTACAATTACTACGACTCCCCCGTTCTCACCAAAGCCCTGTGGCCGTATATCCAACTTTAG
- a CDS encoding DUF6992 family protein, which yields MRSLFLLGCLLAVAPIVPAWAQVPADSLPRQLPASSTGLTAFAAERTRLDQRALAVLGGWAVGNLVVSGIATSQTEGSAHYFHQMNVGWGAVNLALAGTGYLAARRANRPPAADRATNVRAQLRTENLYLFNAGLDVAYLATGFYLLEKGRNPTASGSPERWRGYGQSLLLQGGFLLLFDGLQFAAHHQHGARALYPLLSRISIGPGAVALTWPLGVSRHRTVTPVISQ from the coding sequence ATGCGCTCGTTGTTCCTGCTTGGCTGCCTGTTGGCCGTGGCCCCAATAGTGCCCGCATGGGCTCAGGTCCCCGCCGATTCGTTGCCCCGGCAGCTGCCTGCCTCTTCGACTGGACTAACTGCTTTTGCTGCCGAGCGCACCCGGCTCGACCAGCGGGCGCTGGCAGTATTGGGCGGCTGGGCCGTGGGCAATTTAGTGGTCAGCGGCATTGCTACGAGCCAAACGGAAGGCTCGGCCCACTATTTTCATCAGATGAATGTTGGCTGGGGCGCCGTTAACCTGGCCCTGGCGGGCACCGGCTACCTGGCCGCCCGGCGGGCCAATCGGCCGCCGGCTGCCGACCGCGCCACCAACGTGCGCGCCCAGCTGCGTACCGAAAACCTCTACCTGTTCAACGCCGGCCTCGACGTGGCCTACCTGGCCACGGGCTTTTACCTGCTCGAAAAAGGCCGCAATCCCACCGCCTCAGGCTCCCCTGAGCGCTGGCGGGGCTACGGGCAGTCGCTGCTGCTGCAAGGCGGATTCCTACTTTTGTTCGATGGGTTGCAGTTTGCAGCCCACCACCAGCACGGCGCTCGGGCCCTCTACCCATTGCTAAGTCGGATTAGCATCGGCCCCGGCGCGGTGGCCCTGACATGGCCTCTGGGCGTCTCGAGGCATCGAACGGTCACCCCGGTTATTTCCCAATAA
- the lpxK gene encoding tetraacyldisaccharide 4'-kinase translates to MLPFSWLYAAVLAVRNWLYDIGWKRTETFAVPLLNVGNLRVGGTGKTPHVIWLVEELLRQGHRPAILSRGYGRQTKGPRLAGPQDSAATVGDEPWQYFEQFAARSVVVAVAEERRLGAHLLLREHPEITVIVLDDAYQHRAVRPALNILLTELARPFYADYVLPAGRLRESRAGAARADIIIVTKCPLTLSFADQQAVAHQVRRYSRPGTPVLFSAYDYAAPRALPGASSIVLPATPAGPALLLTGIAQPSPLREYLENQGYGIRHHANFPDHHAFTPEDVAALRAHWQPGWPIFTTEKDATRLLAPELWAARAGLPLYTIPVRAAFLGDGGVALRQLLPPVPAAGA, encoded by the coding sequence GTGTTGCCGTTTTCCTGGCTTTATGCCGCCGTGCTGGCCGTGCGCAATTGGCTTTACGACATCGGCTGGAAACGGACTGAAACTTTCGCCGTGCCGCTGCTCAATGTGGGCAACCTGCGCGTAGGCGGCACCGGCAAAACGCCGCACGTAATATGGCTGGTGGAAGAATTGCTGCGCCAGGGCCACCGCCCGGCCATCCTCAGCCGGGGCTACGGCCGCCAGACCAAAGGCCCGCGCCTGGCCGGCCCCCAGGATTCGGCCGCGACCGTGGGCGACGAGCCTTGGCAGTATTTCGAGCAGTTTGCGGCCCGTAGCGTGGTGGTGGCCGTGGCCGAGGAGCGCCGGCTGGGCGCGCACTTGTTGCTGCGCGAACACCCGGAAATTACCGTCATCGTGCTCGACGACGCTTACCAGCACCGCGCCGTGCGCCCGGCGCTCAATATTCTTCTCACGGAGCTGGCCCGGCCTTTTTATGCGGACTACGTGCTGCCCGCTGGCCGCCTGCGCGAAAGCCGCGCCGGGGCCGCCCGCGCCGATATCATCATCGTAACCAAGTGCCCGCTCACCCTTTCATTCGCTGACCAGCAGGCTGTCGCGCACCAAGTTCGGCGCTACAGCCGGCCCGGTACGCCCGTGCTTTTTTCCGCTTACGACTACGCCGCGCCCCGGGCGCTGCCAGGTGCCTCGTCCATTGTTTTGCCCGCCACACCTGCCGGTCCGGCCCTGCTGCTGACGGGTATTGCCCAGCCTAGCCCGCTGCGCGAATACCTGGAAAACCAGGGTTATGGCATCCGGCACCACGCCAATTTCCCCGACCATCACGCCTTCACGCCGGAGGATGTCGCGGCGCTGCGGGCGCATTGGCAGCCGGGCTGGCCTATTTTTACGACGGAAAAGGACGCCACGCGCCTGCTGGCTCCCGAATTGTGGGCCGCCCGGGCCGGCCTGCCGCTCTATACCATTCCGGTACGGGCGGCGTTTCTGGGCGATGGTGGCGTGGCTCTGCGACAGTTGTTGCCGCCCGTGCCCGCTGCGGGTGCTTGA
- a CDS encoding putative porin — translation MKALQSPFLRSWSRLWPLVCLLLLAAPCARAQVVDDSTKVLYGPKTTRVIYEAEVLRDSTSGTPLDTTLTKWPQARFWFHDTTFQQDLGTVGSASRPLLYQPNLELGARFGRNAFDKYARDARTVPYYDSRSPYSFFRVVQSGAGEQVFEISYSRSLKKNFSVGVAYERIASNKVLAPAKGSRDGLVEHSNLLFFGRYQNDNERYHLLFNFSNVRHRALEQGGIKPLEGENTPQDLFKYREQQVWLTQAANNEDRDELYLTQTYRLLGRGLTVYHTFDAKRQYNSFADLGLETVRASDGSLERSFFPSSFNSPTATIDRAEYRQVENTIGVLGRTKAVEYRLYARDRDASLVSQTLLTGSTTANLMLRQPVPSRLFNQFFVGGTAAFNYRTIYAVETAGEVYLLPLSGLSSSNFSPEYWFRGNVRTGPLSAEVLVNSYSPTLTQQEFIGNHYAWSHWSGNYISPATNAVDGTFDKNISTQQFTGRLQLKLPSLGLLTGQRFEASVSGVNIANLVYYGTTGAPQQLGTNRNLVIVFARHRTMLGRVGFDNQVTYTKGDNDSEGLRIPSLVTNSRVFFESYIFHKALFNQIGAEVYYQSAFRGYTYNPTAQQFYQQDHFTIGAHAIADVFFVADIKTVSIFLKIAYVNQGLNYNGYYASPFYTGYPRRLQLGVKWNFFN, via the coding sequence TTGAAGGCTCTGCAATCTCCTTTTTTACGCTCCTGGTCGCGCCTGTGGCCCCTTGTTTGCCTGCTGCTGCTGGCCGCGCCCTGTGCCCGGGCCCAGGTAGTCGATGACTCTACCAAGGTACTGTACGGCCCCAAAACGACCCGCGTCATCTACGAGGCCGAGGTGCTGCGCGACTCCACTTCCGGCACCCCGCTCGATACCACGCTCACCAAGTGGCCGCAGGCGCGGTTCTGGTTTCACGATACCACTTTCCAGCAGGATTTGGGTACGGTGGGCTCGGCCTCGCGGCCGCTGCTTTATCAGCCCAATCTGGAGCTGGGGGCCCGCTTCGGGCGCAACGCGTTCGACAAATATGCCCGCGATGCCCGCACGGTGCCGTACTACGATTCCCGCTCGCCGTATTCGTTTTTCCGGGTGGTGCAGTCGGGGGCGGGCGAACAGGTTTTTGAAATCAGCTACAGCCGCAGCCTGAAAAAGAACTTCAGCGTGGGTGTGGCCTACGAGCGAATTGCCTCGAACAAGGTGCTGGCGCCCGCCAAGGGCTCCCGCGATGGCCTGGTGGAACATTCCAACCTGCTGTTTTTCGGCCGGTATCAAAATGATAACGAGCGGTACCACCTGTTGTTCAACTTCAGCAACGTGCGCCACCGGGCCCTGGAGCAGGGCGGCATCAAGCCGCTGGAAGGCGAAAACACGCCGCAGGACCTCTTCAAGTACCGCGAGCAGCAGGTGTGGCTCACCCAGGCGGCCAACAACGAGGACCGCGACGAGCTCTACCTCACCCAAACCTACCGCCTGCTCGGGCGCGGCCTCACCGTCTACCACACCTTCGACGCCAAGCGCCAGTACAACAGCTTTGCCGACCTGGGCCTGGAAACGGTCCGCGCCTCCGATGGCTCGCTGGAGCGCTCGTTTTTCCCCAGCTCCTTCAACAGCCCCACCGCCACCATCGACCGGGCCGAGTACCGCCAGGTCGAAAACACCATTGGGGTGCTGGGCCGCACCAAAGCCGTCGAATACCGCCTCTACGCCCGCGACCGCGATGCTTCCCTGGTCAGCCAGACGCTGCTCACCGGCTCTACTACTGCCAACCTGATGCTGCGCCAGCCCGTTCCGTCGCGGCTGTTCAACCAATTCTTTGTTGGGGGCACGGCTGCGTTCAACTACCGCACCATTTACGCCGTGGAAACGGCCGGCGAAGTGTACCTGCTGCCCCTGAGTGGCCTTAGCTCGAGTAATTTCAGCCCCGAATACTGGTTTCGGGGCAATGTGCGTACCGGCCCGCTTTCGGCCGAGGTGCTGGTGAATTCCTACTCGCCCACGCTCACCCAGCAGGAGTTCATCGGCAACCACTATGCCTGGAGCCACTGGAGCGGCAACTATATCAGCCCCGCCACCAATGCCGTCGATGGCACGTTTGATAAAAACATCAGTACCCAGCAGTTCACCGGCCGCCTGCAGCTGAAGTTGCCCAGTCTGGGCCTCCTCACCGGCCAGCGCTTCGAGGCCAGCGTGAGCGGCGTAAACATCGCCAATCTGGTGTATTATGGCACCACGGGAGCCCCGCAGCAGCTCGGCACCAACCGTAATCTGGTTATTGTCTTCGCCCGCCACCGCACCATGCTGGGCCGCGTGGGCTTCGATAACCAGGTCACCTACACCAAGGGCGATAATGACTCTGAAGGCCTGCGTATTCCCAGTCTGGTAACCAATTCGCGAGTGTTTTTCGAAAGCTACATCTTCCACAAAGCGCTGTTCAACCAGATTGGGGCCGAAGTATATTACCAGTCTGCATTCCGGGGCTACACCTACAATCCCACGGCCCAGCAATTCTACCAGCAGGACCATTTCACCATCGGTGCTCACGCCATTGCCGACGTGTTTTTTGTGGCCGATATCAAGACGGTTTCGATATTTCTGAAAATTGCTTACGTCAACCAGGGACTCAATTACAACGGCTATTACGCTTCGCCTTTCTACACCGGCTATCCGCGTCGGCTTCAGCTGGGCGTAAAGTGGAATTTCTTCAATTAG
- the miaE gene encoding tRNA-(ms[2]io[6]A)-hydroxylase gives MIKEKTILKLKLNTDPRWVNIAEKNIEDILVDHAWCEQKAASTGISMIIHYPEKTRLVDELTDLVAEEWSHFERVLLELRKRGFALGRPRKDEYVVQLLAHVRKGGARERQLMDQLLISALIEARSCERFKLLWQNIADQELSKFYYELMVSEAAHFVSYVDLAKEYCDPKLVEERLQELLVIEGEIVTNLPVRDDRMH, from the coding sequence ATGATAAAGGAAAAGACCATTCTCAAATTAAAGCTCAATACCGACCCGCGCTGGGTAAATATCGCGGAGAAAAATATCGAAGATATTCTGGTTGACCACGCCTGGTGCGAGCAGAAAGCCGCCAGCACCGGCATCAGCATGATTATCCATTATCCCGAGAAAACCCGCCTCGTGGATGAGCTGACCGACCTGGTAGCCGAGGAGTGGAGCCACTTCGAACGAGTGCTCCTGGAGCTGCGTAAACGCGGTTTTGCCCTGGGCCGTCCCCGCAAAGACGAGTACGTGGTGCAGCTGCTGGCCCATGTGCGCAAAGGCGGTGCCCGCGAGCGCCAGCTCATGGACCAACTCTTGATTTCGGCCCTGATTGAGGCGCGCAGCTGCGAGCGGTTCAAATTACTGTGGCAAAATATCGCCGACCAGGAATTAAGTAAATTCTATTACGAATTGATGGTGTCCGAAGCCGCGCATTTCGTGAGCTACGTCGACCTGGCCAAAGAATATTGCGACCCGAAACTGGTAGAAGAGCGGTTGCAGGAATTGCTGGTAATTGAAGGCGAAATCGTGACAAATTTGCCGGTGCGCGACGACCGTATGCACTAA